In the Gasterosteus aculeatus chromosome X, fGasAcu3.hap1.1, whole genome shotgun sequence genome, one interval contains:
- the LOC120809295 gene encoding zinc finger protein 423 isoform X5 — MSRRKQAKPRAVKAVEEGESSECGGTWDESAVHTEVPACDRDTDPKDGHRAGGEDGEAEDHDDDLDDESIFTCDNCQHDFDCLAELTEHRTNHCPADGDDDPAGLSWVPSSPSSKDVASPSQMPDGCCDLGMATGGEEEGGAGLPYPCQFCDKSFSRLSYLKRHEQIHSDKLPFKCTFCSRLFKHKRSRDRHVKLHTGDKKYSCQECEAAFSRSDHLKIHLKTHSSSKPFKCSVCKRGFSSTSSLQSHMQAHRKNREHLALRSERDGGKKGAGGDVDLEQDLYMCDYCEETFGLTDELEKHVLTRHPQLSDRADLQCIHCPEIFLDEASLLTHIETQHANRKHKCPVCLEQFPSVEDVYCHLDSHRQPDSSNHSAASPDPALGSVASMSSATPDSSASLERGSTPDSTLKPSQGIERLRRRGMESVDDIGMTLSHKGGGGGANWGKVTYSCPYCSKRDFHSLAVLEIHLKTIHADKPQQSHTCHLCLDTLPTLYNLNEHVRKAHRAGGGAVGAVAAAAAAFPLLQFANVTAFHCNYCPDMFGDINSLQEHIRGSHCLPGGMVAGSTTLEGNHAFFCNQCSMGFLTESSLTEHIQQTHCASVAGGGGGGASSGGAAAKLESPVLQTSSQSFMEVYSCPYCTNSPIFGSLLKLTKHIKENHKNIPLANNKRQAKVADLSPASSDIEVSSPKRHRLGGDLTPSAGSNGDYPCNQCDLRFSSFEGFQAHLKSHLEMLLRRQSCPQCNKEDFESQEALLQHLTVHYTTTSTQYVCESCDKQFSSVDDLQKHLLDMHTFVLYHCTLCQEVFDSKVSIQVHLAVKHSNEKKLFRCTACAWDFRKESDLQIHVKHNHLGQRSGLPGGLGAGLKPRKCIFCGDTFATEVELQCHITTHSKKFTCRFCGKAFQAMPLLERHLREKHCIFDGGSVTGNGAGSGGSHNGTPNGLAQTSKRGGGGGGGGGSGGGGGGGAGGAERATVAAAEQADLQNMLLKNAVAGGGGAGQGGDAANSHEASGGEEELDNSEPMYACDICGAAYTMESLLQNHRLRDHNIRPGDDDACSRKKKADFIKGNHKCNVCSRTFFSENGLREHAQTHRGPAKHYMCPICGERFPSLLTLTEHKVTHSKSLDTGTCRICKMPLQSEEEFIEHCQMHPDLRNSLTGFRCVVCMQTVTSTLELKIHGTFHMQKLSAGSSLGGAAGGGGGGGGNGGGGGGGGGGNGSASSSPNGQLHKLYKCAFCLKDFKNKGELVKLDVNGLPYGLCAGCMSRGTNGQSPSLGGPATPGDAQGEKAAAGLRCPECGVKFESAEDLEGHVQADHPEISPETSAAGKKAEASPAPKKKTYQCIKCQMTFETEREIQIHVANHMIEPHTESARAVRPRPGRISRLSRGPRPGAGGGLPSPQHSQSKCHLLLTCKTLTIAPLGAAIRSSGGKEY, encoded by the exons aagTCCCGGCGTGTGACCGAGACACGGACCCCAAAGACGGTCACCGGGCCGGCGGCGAGGACGGGGAAGCCGAGGATCACGACGACGACCTCGACGACGAGTCCATCTTCACCTGCGACAACTGTCAGCACGACTTCGACTGCCTGGCCGAGCTCACCGAGCACAGAACCAACCACTGCCCGGCCG ATGGTGACGATGACCCAGCAGGCCTCTCCTGGGTGCCTTCCTCGCCCTCCAGTAAAGACGTGGCGTCGCCCTCGCAGATGCCCGACGGCTGCTGCGACCTCGGCATGGCCaccggcggcgaggaggagggaggcgccGGCCTGCCGTACCCCTGCCAGTTCTGCGACAAGTCCTTCAG CCGCCTGAGCTACCTGAAGCGCCACGAGCAGATCCACAGCGACAAGCTGCCCTTCAAGTGCACCTTCTGCAGCCGCCTGTTCAAGCACAAGAGGAGCCGAGACCGCCACGTCAAGCTCCACACAG GAGACAAGAAGTATAGTTGCCAGGAGTGCGAAGCTGCGTTCTCCCGCTCTGATCACCTGAAGATCCACCTGAAGACTCACAG ctccagcaaaCCCTTTAAGTGTAGTGTGTGCAAGCGtggcttctcctccacctcgtcaCTGCAGAGCCACATGCAG GCTCACCGCAAGAACCGAGAGCACCTGGCCCTGAGGAGCGAGCGGGACGGAGGGAAGAAGGGAGCGGGAGGAGACGTCGACCTGGAGCAGGACCTGTACATGTGCGATTACTGCGAGGAGACGTTCGGCCTGACGGACGAGCTGGAGAAGCACGTGCTGACCAGACACCCCCAGCTGTCGGACCGGGCCGACCTGCAGTGCATCCACTGCCCGGAGATCTTCCTCGACGAGGCTTCCCTCCTCACGCACATCGAGACGCAGCACGCCAACCGCAAACACAA ATGTCCTGTCTGTTTGGAGCAATTCCCGTCCGTGGAGGACGTCTACTGCCACCTGGACAGCCACCGCCAGCCGGACTCCTCCAATCACAGCGCTGCCAGTCCCGACCCGGCGCTGGGCAGCGTGGCCTCAATGAGCTCGGCCACTCCGGACTCCAGCGCCAGCCTGGAGAGGGGCTCCACGCCGGACTCCACCCTCAAGCCCAGCCAGGGCATCGAGCGGCTGCGCAGGAGAGGCATGGAGTCCGTGGACGACATCGGGATGACCCTCAGTCACAAAGGTGGAG GGGGAGGAGCCAACTGGGGTAAAGTGACGTACTCTTGCCCGTACTGCTCAAAGAGAGACTTCCACAGCCTGGCGGTGTTGGAGATCCATTTGAAGACCATCCACGCAGACAAGCCGCAGCAGAGCCACACGTGCCACCTCTGCCTGGACACGCTGCCCACGCTCTACAACCTCAACGAACACGTGCGCAAAGCTCACCGTGCCGGCGGAGGGGCCGTGGgcgcggtggcggcggcggcggcggctttcCCCCTGCTGCAGTTCGCCAACGTCACGGCGTTCCACTGTAACTACTGCCCGGACATGTTTGGAGACATCAACTCTCTGCAGGAGCACATCAGGGGGTCGCACTGCCTGCCTGGTGGGATGGTGGCAGGGTCCACCACATTAG AAGGGAACCATGCCTTCTTCTGCAACCAGTGCTCCATGGGATTCTTGACGGAGTCGTCGCTGACGGaacacatccagcagacacaCTGCGCCTCCGTcgcggggggcggcggcggcggcgcttcatccgggggggcggcggccaaACTGGAGTCTCCCGTACTGCAGACGTCGTCGCAGTCCTTCATGGAG GTTTACTCCTGCCCTTACTGCACCAACTCGCCCATCTTCGGCTCGCTCCTCAAGCTCACCAAGCACATCAAGGAGAACCACAAGAACATCCCGCTGGCCAACAACAAACGGCAGGCAAAGGTAGCCGACCtgagccccgcctcctccgaCATAGAGGTCTCCTCCCCGAAACGCCACCGGCTGGGCGGGGACCTCACCCCCTCGGCGGGGAGCAACGGCGACTACCCGTGCAACCAGTGCGACCTGCGCTTCTCCAGCTTTGAGGGTTTCCAGGCCCACCTGAAGTCCCACCTGGAGATGCTGCTGAGGCGCCAGTCCTGTCCGCAGTGCAACAAGGAGGACTTCGAATCCCAGGAGGCGTTGCTCCAGCACCTGACGGTGCACTACACCACCACGTCGACGCAGTATGTGTGCGAGAGCTGCGATAAGCAGTTCTCCTCGGTAGACGACCTGCAGAAACACCTGCTGGACATGCACACGTTTGTCCTGTACCACTGCACGCTCTGCCAGGAGGTCTTTGACTCCAAGGTCTCCATACAG GTGCATTTAGCAGTGAAGCATAGCAATGAGAAGAAGCTGTTCCGCTGCACGGCCTGTGCCTGGGACTTCAGGAAGGAGTCTGATCTTCAGATCCACGTCAAGCACAACCACCTGGGCCAAAGGTCGGGCCTCCCAGGGGGGCTGGGAGCAG GACTCAAGCCCCGGAAGTGCATCTTCTGCGGCGACACATTCGCGACCGAGGTGGAGCTCCAATgccacatcaccacacacagcaaGAAGTTCACGTGTCGCTTCTGCGGCAAAGCTTTCCAAGCCATGCCGCTGCTGGAGAGACACCTGAGGGAGAAGCACTGCATCTTCGACGGCGGCAGCGTCACCGGCAACGGCGCCGGGAGCGGCGGGAGTCACAACGGGACACCCAACGGGCTGGCTCAGACCTccaagcgaggaggaggaggaggaggaggaggaggaagtggtggcggcggcggcggcggcgcaggaGGCGCCGAAAGAGCGACGGTAGCGGCGGCCGAACAGGCCGACCTGCAGAACATGCTGCTGAAGAACGCCgtggcggggggaggaggagctggccagGGGGGAGACGCGGCCAACAGCCACGAGGcgagcgggggggaggaggagctggacaaCTCGGAGCCCATGTACGCCTGCGATATCTGCGGTGCCGCCTACACCATGGAGTCGCTGCTGCAGAACCACCGACTGCGCGACCACAACATCCGACCGGGAGATGATGACGCTT GTTCTCGAAAGAAGAAGGCCGACTTCATCAAGGGGAACCACAAGTGCAACGTGTGCTCCAGGACGTTCTTCTCAGAGAACGGGCTCCGCGAGCACGCTCAGACGCACCGCGGGCCCGCCAAGCACTACATGTGTCCCATATGCGGCGAGCGCTTCCCCTCTCTGCTCACCCTCACTGAACACAAG GTGACCCACAGTAAGAGCCTGGACACGGGTACCTGCCGAATCTGTAAGATGCCCCTGCAGAGCGAGGAGGAGTTTATAGAGCACTGCCAGATGCACCCTGACCTCCGCAACTCCCTCACCGGCTTCCGCTGCGTCGTCTGCATGCAGACCGTCACCTCCACCCTGGAGCTGAAGATCCACGGCACCTTCCACATGCAGAAGCTCTCCGCCGGCTCTTCGCTGGGAGGAgccgcgggaggaggaggaggaggaggcgggaacggtggaggaggaggaggaggaggaggagggaacggGTCGGCGTCCTCGTCCCCCAATGGGCAGCTGCACAAGCTCTACAAATGCGCCTTCTGCCTGAAGGACTTCAAGAACAAAGGGGAGCTGGTGAAGCTGGACGTCAACGGCCTGCCGTATGGGCTGTGTGCTGGCTGCATGAGCAG GGGCACGAACGGCCAGAGCCCCAGCCTGGGGGGACCCGCCACGCCGGGGGACGCGCAGGGAGAGAAGGCCGCGGCCGGGCTGAGGTGTCCGGAGTGCGGCGTAAAGTTCGAGAGCGCGGAGGACTTGGAGGGCCACGTCCAGGCCGACCACCCGGAGATCAGCCCCGAAACCAGCGCGGCAGGAAAGAAGGCCGAGGCTTCGCCTGCACCGAAG AAAAAGACCTACCAGTGTATTAAATGCCAAATGACGTTTGAGACGGAACGGGAGATCCAGATCCATGTCGCTAATCACATGATCG
- the LOC120809295 gene encoding zinc finger protein 423 isoform X2 has translation MSRRKQAKPRAVKAVEEGESSECGGTWDESAVHTEVPACDRDTDPKDGHRAGGEDGEAEDHDDDLDDESIFTCDNCQHDFDCLAELTEHRTNHCPADGDDDPAGLSWVPSSPSSKDVASPSQMPDGCCDLGMATGGEEEGGAGLPYPCQFCDKSFSRLSYLKRHEQIHSDKLPFKCTFCSRLFKHKRSRDRHVKLHTGDKKYSCQECEAAFSRSDHLKIHLKTHSSSKPFKCSVCKRGFSSTSSLQSHMQAHRKNREHLALRSERDGGKKGAGGDVDLEQDLYMCDYCEETFGLTDELEKHVLTRHPQLSDRADLQCIHCPEIFLDEASLLTHIETQHANRKHKCPVCLEQFPSVEDVYCHLDSHRQPDSSNHSAASPDPALGSVASMSSATPDSSASLERGSTPDSTLKPSQGIERLRRRGMESVDDIGMTLSHKGGGANWGKVTYSCPYCSKRDFHSLAVLEIHLKTIHADKPQQSHTCHLCLDTLPTLYNLNEHVRKAHRAGGGAVGAVAAAAAAFPLLQFANVTAFHCNYCPDMFGDINSLQEHIRGSHCLPGGMVAGSTTLEGNHAFFCNQCSMGFLTESSLTEHIQQTHCASVAGGGGGGASSGGAAAKLESPVLQTSSQSFMEVYSCPYCTNSPIFGSLLKLTKHIKENHKNIPLANNKRQAKVADLSPASSDIEVSSPKRHRLGGDLTPSAGSNGDYPCNQCDLRFSSFEGFQAHLKSHLEMLLRRQSCPQCNKEDFESQEALLQHLTVHYTTTSTQYVCESCDKQFSSVDDLQKHLLDMHTFVLYHCTLCQEVFDSKVSIQVHLAVKHSNEKKLFRCTACAWDFRKESDLQIHVKHNHLGQRSGLPGGLGAGLKPRKCIFCGDTFATEVELQCHITTHSKKFTCRFCGKAFQAMPLLERHLREKHCIFDGGSVTGNGAGSGGSHNGTPNGLAQTSKRGGGGGGGGGSGGGGGGGAGGAERATVAAAEQADLQNMLLKNAVAGGGGAGQGGDAANSHEASGGEEELDNSEPMYACDICGAAYTMESLLQNHRLRDHNIRPGDDDACSRKKKADFIKGNHKCNVCSRTFFSENGLREHAQTHRGPAKHYMCPICGERFPSLLTLTEHKVTHSKSLDTGTCRICKMPLQSEEEFIEHCQMHPDLRNSLTGFRCVVCMQTVTSTLELKIHGTFHMQKLSAGSSLGGAAGGGGGGGGNGGGGGGGGGGNGSASSSPNGQLHKLYKCAFCLKDFKNKGELVKLDVNGLPYGLCAGCMSRGTNGQSPSLGGPATPGDAQGEKAAAGLRCPECGVKFESAEDLEGHVQADHPEISPETSAAGKKAEASPAPKKKTYQCIKCQMTFETEREIQIHVANHMIEEPTCRPEEGINHECKLCNQMFDSPAKLLCHLIEHSFEGMGGTFKCPVCFTVFVQANKLQQHIFAVHGQEDKIYDCSQCPQKFFFQTELQNHTLSQHAQ, from the exons aagTCCCGGCGTGTGACCGAGACACGGACCCCAAAGACGGTCACCGGGCCGGCGGCGAGGACGGGGAAGCCGAGGATCACGACGACGACCTCGACGACGAGTCCATCTTCACCTGCGACAACTGTCAGCACGACTTCGACTGCCTGGCCGAGCTCACCGAGCACAGAACCAACCACTGCCCGGCCG ATGGTGACGATGACCCAGCAGGCCTCTCCTGGGTGCCTTCCTCGCCCTCCAGTAAAGACGTGGCGTCGCCCTCGCAGATGCCCGACGGCTGCTGCGACCTCGGCATGGCCaccggcggcgaggaggagggaggcgccGGCCTGCCGTACCCCTGCCAGTTCTGCGACAAGTCCTTCAG CCGCCTGAGCTACCTGAAGCGCCACGAGCAGATCCACAGCGACAAGCTGCCCTTCAAGTGCACCTTCTGCAGCCGCCTGTTCAAGCACAAGAGGAGCCGAGACCGCCACGTCAAGCTCCACACAG GAGACAAGAAGTATAGTTGCCAGGAGTGCGAAGCTGCGTTCTCCCGCTCTGATCACCTGAAGATCCACCTGAAGACTCACAG ctccagcaaaCCCTTTAAGTGTAGTGTGTGCAAGCGtggcttctcctccacctcgtcaCTGCAGAGCCACATGCAG GCTCACCGCAAGAACCGAGAGCACCTGGCCCTGAGGAGCGAGCGGGACGGAGGGAAGAAGGGAGCGGGAGGAGACGTCGACCTGGAGCAGGACCTGTACATGTGCGATTACTGCGAGGAGACGTTCGGCCTGACGGACGAGCTGGAGAAGCACGTGCTGACCAGACACCCCCAGCTGTCGGACCGGGCCGACCTGCAGTGCATCCACTGCCCGGAGATCTTCCTCGACGAGGCTTCCCTCCTCACGCACATCGAGACGCAGCACGCCAACCGCAAACACAA ATGTCCTGTCTGTTTGGAGCAATTCCCGTCCGTGGAGGACGTCTACTGCCACCTGGACAGCCACCGCCAGCCGGACTCCTCCAATCACAGCGCTGCCAGTCCCGACCCGGCGCTGGGCAGCGTGGCCTCAATGAGCTCGGCCACTCCGGACTCCAGCGCCAGCCTGGAGAGGGGCTCCACGCCGGACTCCACCCTCAAGCCCAGCCAGGGCATCGAGCGGCTGCGCAGGAGAGGCATGGAGTCCGTGGACGACATCGGGATGACCCTCAGTCACAAAG GGGGAGGAGCCAACTGGGGTAAAGTGACGTACTCTTGCCCGTACTGCTCAAAGAGAGACTTCCACAGCCTGGCGGTGTTGGAGATCCATTTGAAGACCATCCACGCAGACAAGCCGCAGCAGAGCCACACGTGCCACCTCTGCCTGGACACGCTGCCCACGCTCTACAACCTCAACGAACACGTGCGCAAAGCTCACCGTGCCGGCGGAGGGGCCGTGGgcgcggtggcggcggcggcggcggctttcCCCCTGCTGCAGTTCGCCAACGTCACGGCGTTCCACTGTAACTACTGCCCGGACATGTTTGGAGACATCAACTCTCTGCAGGAGCACATCAGGGGGTCGCACTGCCTGCCTGGTGGGATGGTGGCAGGGTCCACCACATTAG AAGGGAACCATGCCTTCTTCTGCAACCAGTGCTCCATGGGATTCTTGACGGAGTCGTCGCTGACGGaacacatccagcagacacaCTGCGCCTCCGTcgcggggggcggcggcggcggcgcttcatccgggggggcggcggccaaACTGGAGTCTCCCGTACTGCAGACGTCGTCGCAGTCCTTCATGGAG GTTTACTCCTGCCCTTACTGCACCAACTCGCCCATCTTCGGCTCGCTCCTCAAGCTCACCAAGCACATCAAGGAGAACCACAAGAACATCCCGCTGGCCAACAACAAACGGCAGGCAAAGGTAGCCGACCtgagccccgcctcctccgaCATAGAGGTCTCCTCCCCGAAACGCCACCGGCTGGGCGGGGACCTCACCCCCTCGGCGGGGAGCAACGGCGACTACCCGTGCAACCAGTGCGACCTGCGCTTCTCCAGCTTTGAGGGTTTCCAGGCCCACCTGAAGTCCCACCTGGAGATGCTGCTGAGGCGCCAGTCCTGTCCGCAGTGCAACAAGGAGGACTTCGAATCCCAGGAGGCGTTGCTCCAGCACCTGACGGTGCACTACACCACCACGTCGACGCAGTATGTGTGCGAGAGCTGCGATAAGCAGTTCTCCTCGGTAGACGACCTGCAGAAACACCTGCTGGACATGCACACGTTTGTCCTGTACCACTGCACGCTCTGCCAGGAGGTCTTTGACTCCAAGGTCTCCATACAG GTGCATTTAGCAGTGAAGCATAGCAATGAGAAGAAGCTGTTCCGCTGCACGGCCTGTGCCTGGGACTTCAGGAAGGAGTCTGATCTTCAGATCCACGTCAAGCACAACCACCTGGGCCAAAGGTCGGGCCTCCCAGGGGGGCTGGGAGCAG GACTCAAGCCCCGGAAGTGCATCTTCTGCGGCGACACATTCGCGACCGAGGTGGAGCTCCAATgccacatcaccacacacagcaaGAAGTTCACGTGTCGCTTCTGCGGCAAAGCTTTCCAAGCCATGCCGCTGCTGGAGAGACACCTGAGGGAGAAGCACTGCATCTTCGACGGCGGCAGCGTCACCGGCAACGGCGCCGGGAGCGGCGGGAGTCACAACGGGACACCCAACGGGCTGGCTCAGACCTccaagcgaggaggaggaggaggaggaggaggaggaagtggtggcggcggcggcggcggcgcaggaGGCGCCGAAAGAGCGACGGTAGCGGCGGCCGAACAGGCCGACCTGCAGAACATGCTGCTGAAGAACGCCgtggcggggggaggaggagctggccagGGGGGAGACGCGGCCAACAGCCACGAGGcgagcgggggggaggaggagctggacaaCTCGGAGCCCATGTACGCCTGCGATATCTGCGGTGCCGCCTACACCATGGAGTCGCTGCTGCAGAACCACCGACTGCGCGACCACAACATCCGACCGGGAGATGATGACGCTT GTTCTCGAAAGAAGAAGGCCGACTTCATCAAGGGGAACCACAAGTGCAACGTGTGCTCCAGGACGTTCTTCTCAGAGAACGGGCTCCGCGAGCACGCTCAGACGCACCGCGGGCCCGCCAAGCACTACATGTGTCCCATATGCGGCGAGCGCTTCCCCTCTCTGCTCACCCTCACTGAACACAAG GTGACCCACAGTAAGAGCCTGGACACGGGTACCTGCCGAATCTGTAAGATGCCCCTGCAGAGCGAGGAGGAGTTTATAGAGCACTGCCAGATGCACCCTGACCTCCGCAACTCCCTCACCGGCTTCCGCTGCGTCGTCTGCATGCAGACCGTCACCTCCACCCTGGAGCTGAAGATCCACGGCACCTTCCACATGCAGAAGCTCTCCGCCGGCTCTTCGCTGGGAGGAgccgcgggaggaggaggaggaggaggcgggaacggtggaggaggaggaggaggaggaggagggaacggGTCGGCGTCCTCGTCCCCCAATGGGCAGCTGCACAAGCTCTACAAATGCGCCTTCTGCCTGAAGGACTTCAAGAACAAAGGGGAGCTGGTGAAGCTGGACGTCAACGGCCTGCCGTATGGGCTGTGTGCTGGCTGCATGAGCAG GGGCACGAACGGCCAGAGCCCCAGCCTGGGGGGACCCGCCACGCCGGGGGACGCGCAGGGAGAGAAGGCCGCGGCCGGGCTGAGGTGTCCGGAGTGCGGCGTAAAGTTCGAGAGCGCGGAGGACTTGGAGGGCCACGTCCAGGCCGACCACCCGGAGATCAGCCCCGAAACCAGCGCGGCAGGAAAGAAGGCCGAGGCTTCGCCTGCACCGAAG AAAAAGACCTACCAGTGTATTAAATGCCAAATGACGTTTGAGACGGAACGGGAGATCCAGATCCATGTCGCTAATCACATGATCG AAGAGCCCACCTGTCGGCCAG